The following nucleotide sequence is from Sander vitreus isolate 19-12246 chromosome 3, sanVit1, whole genome shotgun sequence.
CAGCGATTCAAGTTAAACATTTAGAGTTATATTTGCAGCTGTAAATAAACTGCTTAACCTGACTCAGCTGTTTGTCAgctgtttccgagcccctaaaaatggagacatttgaaaacactgctGACCCTGTTTTAGTTTGAAAACTCctgggttgctttgtagtctggacagGAACAAACAGAGACTTTTGGAAACGACGacacacgtcagtcagtcttatcatTTAGGTAGGCTTACATATGTACCTAATAAAGCTAATAAATCCCAGCTCCTTCTCCAAAGGATTTTGTGATACCGCAACAACTTTTGAATATGGTTCGACATACGGCATGACACGATAGCCTGTGGCCACAAAAAGTTACTCTGTGGCCACCATGCAGGTCTCTCTTGAGAATGAGACCTGagaatgtaacgtctcttttagCACAATGAAAACTATCGATAACATCGCTGTTGTTACCATGTTTCTGTGAAATATCTTGATGTTGCAGTCCATTTATGAGTGGTGATCTGCAGCCGATTGAAGTAAAAGACCATCAGAAAAAGTTTTCAATTTGAATAAATAActatacattatacaacattTTGGGGGCTTGGTGGCAAATGTGGGAAGTACGATAAAATATTGATCTATCTCTGGGCACCCTTCGGTCAGttagacatttagttttgtttgaattcacGTTAAAGTGTTCCCTGAGTTTAAAACAGCAACCGTAGCGGAGTGTCACAGTGAGTGTGTAAGACCTGGTGCACATTGGCTTCTTCCAGGCATTACCAGTTCCCCCTCACTACACATTTAGATATCCTGGGTCACTGATCGGTCACAAGATTTCCAGAGTCGGTCATTGAGCTTTGGCCATAAAATGTGCAGGTACCAACTACCCTTATGATTTGCCCTATGCTCGAATATGGTGTTCCATATGGAGAATGTGACTTACACAGAGGGTATTAGCAGAAGCCCCTCAGTTTTAGATTCATTCACTTTCTTTTCAGTGAAGTACATGGGCAGAGAGGTGACCAattgttttttgggggaaaaTCCAACACTGCGGCAGTCATCCAGGTCCTTGAGAGAATACCTGCACTTTCCAGGCATCTCTGACTCTGTGTGACTCAAGGCCCTATCCAGAAAATTGGTTCAAGAAATGCCCTGTGCATACAGGTGAGCCCAACTATTGTATATTTAGTTGGTATTGTCAACACTGTTCTTTAGCTCCAGCTCAACATGCTAAGGCCTCTGACCTTGCCTACCATTTGGGGAGCCATAAACCAAACCTTTGTGCCCATTTTTGTGGGTCATCAGCTAACCGGGAAATGACCtcacttgtttttttgtgctaaGCCTGAATAGATCTCAACACTGCCTGCCCACTTTTCACTTCCTGACACTATTTTGAAGAGGCATCATCACTGTGTCTGGTCTTTAATGATTccgattggttttaagaaatgcaaacGCAGATGCAGATATCAGTTAGATTTGTCCCGTGGTAATGAGACCAGACTGCTGATGTGTACACCCTCTGACTTGAAGAGTTTAAAGGAAGCAGATGCAGAGTTTCATCTCAGTCACAGCAAATGAATGTAAGGATTCATGCAATGTCATGAACTGTGTTCTGTCATTTCTAACCTAAACATTATATTGACTTTAAGTAAGAAAGATGGTGAATCTGTGTTATTGTAATAATTGATGTCTTTACTGTCTTCAGGCTGAATTCTGCTTGTGTCTTAATACAGTGAGTCCAGGATAAGcgtacatttaacatttaaactaGTTTGATTTCTGCTAACCTCCtacaaaatgtaacattgtCAACTGTTCATCCTGTGCAAACTTGAAATATTGTTTTGGGAACAAAACGAATGATCATGAAAAACTCTACACAGGTTTCATATTTCACTTTTGGTGCATACTTTGATATTGGGCTctttaaatacttatttttcACAATTATTATGTGTTTTTATGCTGTAATAGTTTGTGCCAATATTTTGCTTATTGTGGTTATCTGTATGAACAGAAGCTTACATGAACCTATGTACCTTTTTCTGGTCAGCCTGTTTGTAAATGAACTGTATGGTAGTACAGGGTTGTTTCCATTCCTTCTGGTTCAGATCCTCTCTGACATTCACaatgtttctgcttctctttgtttcctgcagatttattgtgtgtttacatATGGAACTATAGAAATTATTAATTTATCCGTAATGTCTTATGACAGATATATTGCTATCTGTTATCCTCTGCAATATAACACACATATGACATCTAACAAGGTTACCATGCTTATTGCTCTAACATGGTTATTCCCATTGATTGAAGTTGCTGTCAAAATATCTTTAAGTTCCTCTTTACAGCTGTGTGGGAACATCATTAACAAGGTTTACTGTGATAACTACTCTGTTGTCAAACTGGCCTGCTCTGTCGCCACAGTGAACAACATTTATGGACTCATTTACACTTGTCTTGCAATCTTTGGTCCTCTCAGTTTAATAATTTACTCCTACATGAAGATtcttaaagtgtgtttttctggTTCTAAACAGACCAGACAGAAAGCTGTCAGTACCTGCACACCTCACCTCGCTTCTGTACTCAACTTTTTCTTTGGTTCTTTCTTTGAAATAGTACAGAGCAGGTTTGATATGAGCAGTTTACCTGTTATGTTGcgcatttttttgtcattatacATACTGACCTGCCAACCAATCTTCAACCCTTTAATGTATGGTCTGCAAATGTCAAAAATACGTAGCTTATGTAAAAGTCTTGTGTTCGGTGAAATGTAAACTAATGTTAAAGATGTGTTTAATGTCCACTTACTTTAGAACTTTATTTAGCATAATATGTATTCCTTAAATCGTCTAGTTTGATATGATACCAATACCTTCATACGAGCTTTGAAACGGAGACTCTTAAAAGATCCATATCGGGATTTTATAAACAAATATCGTATCACTTAAATGAACAACGATTTTAATTGGAAAATCAATTTCTTAAACCCAGCCCTAATAACAAAGGTGAAGAAAGTCTTGGTGGCTGTTATATAATGTGTATGTCAACTACAGTGTCCCCTTTAACTCTGCTCAACAGAGTCATGTCACTACaatttcataacattttataatgttttgAGTGAAGTGGCATCAATAGTTTTGCAATGGTGGGCCAATGCAACAAAATTTAAAAATGGGTTGATATTACTGCTTGTAAAAAGGATCCAAGGGTTGTTTTTCGGAGGAGAGCCGTGGAAGTCACTTAATTTTCCAACACACTTCTGTACACTGAAATGCAAGTTCAAGGAAATTAAAGGAAATAGGAATAGGAAAAAGGCCATCTCCTGGTTCCAGAGCTTAAGAGAGGTGACATTTAATATTCTTAGAACCAGTTTTGTAGCTAACACATAGACTGAAATAATAGTGGACGTAACAGCCGTGACGTGATCCATTGGTTTGTGGGCTGCCGTACTTAAGGCTTGAGTTTGGCATTAATATTCATCGGGTCACTGGTTTAATGGAAAGACTTCTAGGGTAGGTCATTGAGATTTGGCCGTAAAATGTACAAACTACCCCTCTGAATTGCCATATACTCCTATACGGTGCTCCTTATGGAGAACATGATTAACAAAGAGGTCTAATAGcacaaaacattacacttccGAAAGAAAGAAAAGCGTAACAGTTTCAGATGCAGTAAGTTTCCTTTCAATGACGTGCAGGGGCATAGAGGTGACCAACTTTTTCTCTGGGGGAAAATCTAACACCACGGCAGTCATTCAGGCAGTTCAGAGAATACCGGCATCTCTGACTGTGTAACTGAAGGCCCTAATGTGGTTCCATAAATGGCCCTGTGCATACAGATGAGTCCAACTATTATATATTGAGTTGTTATGGTCAACATTCTTCTCTAGCTCTAGCTCAACATACTAAGGCCGCTGACCTTGCCTGCCATTTGGGGAGCAATAAACCAAACCTTCATGCTCATTGTTGTGGGTCAACAGCCCATTGGGCAATGACCTCACTTGGTTTTTTATGCTGAGCCTGAATAGATCTCAACACTGCCTGTGGTAGACTTAGGCGCATGTATTTAGCAGGGGGCTAAATGACTAAATAGAGCTCAACACTGACTGCCATTTTTCACTTCCCGAGCCTATTTCAAAGAACCATCGTCACTGTGTCTGGAGCTTAACGATTccaattggtttaaagaaatgcaaacaacgcAAGCGATTGAAATCATAAACTCACAAAACGTTTACTGAGgtcataaatcaagtgagaagtagggtaatTTTTTTCATAGACTAATATAGAAAGTGACttaattttggagccagtggagtcgccccctgctggaaagtagtgagaatgcaggtttaagacaATAATGCGTTGGCATTACCTTTAGGCAAGGTAGTTGCTGCTTGGTCTTAATACGAGGTTACATGACTTCCTGCTTTGTTCCCTGCCATAATTACTACGCAAGCCTGGCGCCAGGGTAAAATGAATAAGGGGGCACGTAAAAATTGCAAGGGAgcgatttgttttctttcataaTGTGGgctacaatttatttatttatgaaggCTTTACCCGCTCCCGCAACAGGGTTAACACTCGGAAATGTGGCATTGCTTGTCCATTTTGGCTAATCTTTTAAATAATAAGTACGACTTGACAAAGtaacatttaaaggtgcagtaggtaagacttataaaactaactttctgtcatatctgctgaaactgaccctatgttccagtagaactacaggaagcaggtaattaaaaaaaaatctggctcctctgggtccacctacagcctgtagtgtgatttgcaaaaatccaccgctccctgttcagatgcaccaatcagggccgggggatgtctaactgcgtgtcaatcactgctcatgcacacacattcattctcccttgtaggggagaggggcttaggagaccgtttggacTTTAgtagaaaggggagagggactgagaagttgtcgatgttcaaatttttgggctaagtcctggatcttcacaatcctaccgaCGGCACCTTAATTTCCttcgggattaataaagtatatctatctatctatctatctatctatctatctatctatctatctatctatctaagagTCGGTTTGTGAGCTGTAGGCTCTTTCACTAcagattaaacacacacacaaaggctgtGACTGCGCTCTCCCAGTACGTGCTCCCAGTAGTAGACACATCCCGTAATAGTTGAGCCTACACTAAGAAATATCAATAAGTATAATTAGTTTAGCTTGCACAGTAAGCTATAACTGACAGTAAAGAGAAAACCTCTGGGTGTCAAGGTCAGACGGTCCTCCATTATCGGACAGATGCTCAAATTGTCTCTAAGCGCCGCGGTGGGGTTAATGAAGCAAGAGGACGGCTGGAGCGCTCACTCTCTGTGTCCAATATCGCCACGTATGGGATTGTTAGTAGTTGCGATAAAGACGCCAGGGAAACCTTGTAACCTAATAGtaattgtgttgttgtgtttgtcaGTTTTATGGATGTAAGATGCTAAAACAAGGGGGGTGAAAACATTTGCCCCCTTGTGGTGCCAGGTGCGGTACTGCAGCACTAGAGGGCGGCGCTGCCAACCAATAAACGGAAATATGGGTCGTAATTTCTGCTTGTACAAATGACCTatgtggtcttttttttttaggtttttggtTTTAATGCTTCTATTTCTTAATCTGTctttttacatgtatttgtaatgttttgtgATTCACATTGAATTGTAGCTTTTTGTATAATAGTTTCTATATATAGAAAACTAACCTAAACATTATATTGCATTTGAACATGGTAGCTGGTAAATTTGGAGGATCTGTGTTATTGTAAGAAATTGTCTTAACTGTTTGCAGGCTGAATACTGCTTGTGTGTTAATACAGTAAGTCCAGAATAAATGTAAATTTGACATGTAAACTAATTTGATTCTGCGAATCTCCtacaaaatgtaacattgtCAACTGTTCATCCTGTGCAAACTTGAAAGGTTGTGTTGTGAACCAAACGAATGATCATATACAATTTCGTAATTTATCCATTCTGTCTTATGACAGATATCTGGCTATCTGTTATCCTCTGTAATATAACACATGTATGACATCCACCAAGGTTGCTGTGCTTATTGCTCTAACATGGTTATACCCATTTGTTGAAGTTGCTGTCACAATATCATTAAGTGTTCCTTTACAGCTGTGTGGAAACATCATTAACAAAGTATACTGTGATAACTACTCTGTTGTCAAACTGGCCTGCTCTGTCACCACAGTAAACAACATTTATGGACTCATTTACACTTGTCTTGTAGTCTTTGGTCCTCTCAGTTTAATCCTTTACACGTACATCAAGATCCTGAAAGTTTGTTTTTCTGGTTCTAAACAGACCAGACAGAAAGCTGTCAGTACCTGTACACCTCACCTCTCTACTCAACTTTTCTTTTGGGTGTTTCTTTCAACAAACAACGACCAGCGGAGTCTGTGAAAGTCCGACACAAAGTGCGATGGCTGCTAGGCAAATGTCAAGAAAGATCACAAAGTCTGAGCTGCACTGTTTGTCGTAAATTAAAATTGCAAAAATCTGATTTTCTCCTCATTTCATACATGTGTTTAAAAAGCATGaatgtgtttagtttttcaGCACACCATCGTAGgtgtggcctcaggagtggcacCGGATCGTAAAATTCATGAgatttagggccctattttaacgatctgaaacgcaagtagctttgtgggcggatctcgggcgtTGTtgctatagacctttttcatggcagacatgttgacatgtcatagtaggaaaagcacaggtgtattcaaaaccattaatgatggctgcattccccTTAGGAGAGGTCCTGGTATTGATCATGTTGACTCACTGaactagcttactgggacacttgatggaactgagccatcgttaaggtgatcaatctcagctgtgcttttcctactacgacaagtcaaaatgtctgccgtgaaaaaggtccattataCCGgtgggataaatgactcttgcgcccgatgcaaatctaaaatgggttggtctgaagtagctacattactcataggtgtggtttgggttaCAGTGAACAGAGCGGACTCCAACGCAAGGCTCAAATGAACACAAATTTATTGTACAAAAACTTCATAATCACTTCAAATCAAGTCTGGCGAGGAACTCAGGAGCAGGAACTAGGATGGCGAGGGACCGCAGATGTGGAGACGGAGGCAGGGTGAAGCAGGGTGCTGTGGGAGGAGGACTGAATAGGGAGGCCAGCTGACTGGATATGGAAGGCTTGGAGGTGAACACTGCGAAAGCAAACACAAAAAAGGTTAAGACAAGGAAACACACAGGGACAGCTAAGTGCAAAGGCTCTTTCAGGTAGCTTATCAACGAAGCGTCACCAATGAAGCTGAGACAACGATTCAGCGGAGATGGTCTGTTGAGCCGGGGTTGAAGTACTGTGCTTAATTGTAGATGGCTGGCAGGTGTGCGTGGCGGGAGAGCGGTGATGGTGATTGCAGCAGGTGTGTCTTGTCAGCTGGCTGGCAGTAgacaggaggggaggagggaaagCAAAAgcgacacagggagagagacggaGCCAACAGAGAAGAAAACCAACAGctagagaaaataaataaaaactcacAGCCAGCCGACCCCAACCATCAcaggtttgggcgtaacgtgcaataaaccaatcagagcgttatctcacattccctttaaaagtaggcgtgcttgttccatggcggattgctattataatggtggatttgctaggcgcacactcttaatacatccatgggcgcacgccaggagcggttcacagccgaggagaccgacatTTGCTTtggggaattactgaaatagagtgtggtctagacctcctctatctgtaaagtgtcctgagataacttttgttatgatttgatactataaataaaattgaattgatttaaatttttgatttttctttttgacaaaatgtaaataaagaaatgtcacaaaaacatactttccgatgttttgggctcactctcactgaatcacgaggttatgaatgcatggtgatatttttgcaatgtagtctaacattagaccgagatgacctcactatagacgatgcagctcttctgtctctcctctcccgtgctgctgctggggcatttgggttaagtggcatcagcacatgcagttcaacatctccttaagtcctctaatatttcctcatttatgtcctcaacacatccatgattaatggaaatgttgtgtaaaacaaggtcatatttttccttgtaattATGTAtgatttgcaaaaatgggaaccgctgggtccgtgagatgagagaagcaaagtttatgtgcggtgtgcacactctacattatggccaagcatgcgcccttaaaatatCATCTGAATAACgggccactgactttagactaggtttttcctggtctgtggcagaattgttttctgaaactgcaaaatagcaccagggaacgtttgcgccggaacacgcctcctctttttgctgaaccgcccccgggagcgcaagttcattccctaatttaccaacgtgagtctgtggagggaaaagtccgctgtgcgtcgggtgcaaaagaggaatgatacatgcgtctgtgtacaaagtcaattgcgctgggtgcaagatagggcccataaaCCTTTTCAAATTTGTAGCGCCCCAAATCTTTGCCAATTTTGGTCCAGAGCAACATTTAAACAACATTTACTTAACATATACAAAAGTTGGCGTTTTGGTCGCTAGCTACAGAAATGTGTTTGTAcgttatttttgtatttttgtaccaAGCTAAATTATTTTCATAACTTTGTCTGGGCCATCTGTAGATGCTATATATCAGGCAGATTGGACGAACAACCTTCCATTTAGGAAATGCATGGCTATAAGGTTTTTACATTTATGATGTAAAGTATAGGAGTTATagggaaaaatgtgttttttgttatgGCCCCCTTTGCTGGCAGAATTGTCTAATTTTTTTTGCCTGTGGTCCCTGTAGAGGACTTAGCCAGTGCTGAAAATTGCACCACCCCACCATGCAAATCTGTACTCTTTATGCAGATGTCCATCTCCATCCAtgttcatccgcttatccggggttgggtcgcggaggtagcagctccagcaggggaccccaaacttccctttcccgggccacattaaccagctccgactgggggatcccgaggcgtacccaggccaggttggagatataatccctccacctagtcctgggtctcccccgagacctcctcccagctggacgtgcctggaacacctccctagggaggcgccaagggggcatccttaccagatgcccgaaccacctcaactggctcctttcgacgcaaaggagcagcggctctactccgagctcctcacggataactgagcttctcaccctatctctaagggagacgccagctaccctcctgaggaaacccatttcggccgcttgtaccctggatcttgttcattcggtcatgacccagccttcatgaccataagTGAGGGtaagaacaaaaactgaccggtagattgagagctttgccttctggatcagctctcttttcgtcacaacggtgcgataaattgaatgtaataccgcacctgctgtgccgattctccgactaatctcccgctccattgtcccctcactcgcgaacaagaccccaaggtacttgaactccttcacttggggtaaggactcattccctacctggagaaggcactccatcggtttcctgctgagaaccatggcctccgatttagaggtgctgatcctcatcccagccgcttcacactcggctgcgaatcgatccagtgagtgctgaaggtcacaggccgatgatgccattaGGACCACATCATAAGAGCAGCGATGAGACCTcaccaccccgactacgcctcgatatcctgtccataaatattacaaacaggattggtgacaaagcgcagccctggcggaggccaactctcacctgaaacaagtccaacttactgccgagaacccggacacagctctcgctttggtcatacagagattg
It contains:
- the LOC144516006 gene encoding olfactory receptor 11A1-like codes for the protein MIMKNSTQVSYFTFGAYFDIGLFKYLFFTIIMCFYAVIVCANILLIVVICMNRSLHEPMYLFLVSLFVNELYGSTGLFPFLLVQILSDIHNVSASLCFLQIYCVFTYGTIEIINLSVMSYDRYIAICYPLQYNTHMTSNKVTMLIALTWLFPLIEVAVKISLSSSLQLCGNIINKVYCDNYSVVKLACSVATVNNIYGLIYTCLAIFGPLSLIIYSYMKILKVCFSGSKQTRQKAVSTCTPHLASVLNFFFGSFFEIVQSRFDMSSLPVMLRIFLSLYILTCQPIFNPLMYGLQMSKIRSLCKSLVFGEM